Proteins co-encoded in one Arachis hypogaea cultivar Tifrunner chromosome 11, arahy.Tifrunner.gnm2.J5K5, whole genome shotgun sequence genomic window:
- the LOC112719684 gene encoding naringenin,2-oxoglutarate 3-dioxygenase, translating to MAPAKTLTHLAEQKTLESSFVRDEDERPKVAYNQFSDVIPVISLAGINDADGRRAEICKKIVEACEDWGIFQVVDHGVDTKLISEMTSLAREFFALPPDEKLRFDMSGGKKGGFIVSSHLQGEAVQDWREIVTYFSYPIRNRDYSRWPDKPEGWMEVTKKYSEDLMGLACKLLEVLSEAMGLEKEALTKACVDMDQKVVVNYYPKCPQPDLTLGLKRHTDPGTITLLLQDQVGGLQATRDNGKTWITVQPVEGAFVVNLGDHGHFLSNGRFKNADHQAVVNSNSSRLSIATFQNPAPDAIVYPLKVEEGEKPVMEEPITFAEMYRRKMSKDLELANLKKLAKERQHLQDLDNKNKLEAKPLDQILA from the exons atggcGCCAGCAAAAACCCTCACTCACTTGGCGGAGCAAAAAACTCTTGAGTCCAGCTTTGTGAGGGATGAAGATGAGAGGCCAAAAGTTGCCTACAACCAATTCAGCGACGTGATTCCGGTCATATCATTGGCCGGAATCAACGACGCAGATGGTCGTAGGGCCGAGATATGCAAGAAGATTGTAGAAGCATGCGAGGATTGGGGAATATTTCAGGTTGTGGATCATGGTGTGGATACCAAGCTCATTTCCGAGATGACATCTCTCGCTAGGGAGTTTTTCGCCTTGCCACCGGACGAGAAGCTTCGCTTCGACATGTCCGGTGGCAAGAAGGGTGGTTTCATTGTCTCTAGCCATCTCCAA GGAGAAGCCGTGCAAgattggagggaaatagtgacaTATTTTTCATACCCAATTCGCAACCGCGACTATTCGAGGTGGCCGGACAAGCCGGAAGGATGGATGGAAGTGACGAAAAAGTACAGTGAGGACCTCATGGGGCTTGCATGCAAGCTCCTAGAGGTCCTCTCGGAGGCAATGGGGCTAGAAAAAGAAGCATTGACAAAAGCATGTGTGGACATGGACCAAAAGGTTGTGGTGAATTATTACCCAAAATGCCCTCAACCTGACCTAACACTTGGATTGAAGAGGCACACAGACCCAGGCACCATTACACTCCTTCTTCAAGATCAGGTTGGTGGGCTTCAAGCTACAAGGGATAATGGTAAGACTTGGATCACTGTTCAGCCTGTGGAAGGTGCCTTTGTTGTCAATCTTGGAGATCATGGTCAT ttctTAAGTAATGGTAGGTTCAAGAATGCTGATCACCAAGCCGTTGTGAACTCAAACTCTAGCCGTTTATCCATAGCCACATTCCAAAATCCGGCACCGGATGCGATCGTATACCCTCTTAAGGTCGAGGAGGGAGAGAAGCCGGTGATGGAGGAGCCGATCACCTTCGCCGAGATGTATAGGAGGAAGATGAGCAAGGACCTTGAGCTTGCTAACCTAAAGAAGCTAGCCAAGGAGAGGCAACACCTCCAAGACTTGGACAACAAAAACAAATTAGAAGCCAAGCCTCTTGATCAAATTCTTGCTTGA
- the LOC112719685 gene encoding calcium-dependent protein kinase 28, with amino-acid sequence MGACFSASKVVSGSNTTSHHNKHKHQRHQHHQQQKQRPTHKHVPCGKRTDFGYDKDFDDRYSLGKLLGHGQFGYTYVAIDKADGHRVAVKRLDKAKMVLPIAVEDVKREVKILKALAGHENVVQFYNAFEDDSYVYIVMELCEGGELLDRILAKKNSRYSEKDAAVVVRQMLKVAAECHLHGLVHRDMKPENFLFKSTKENSPLKATDFGLSDFIKPGKKFHDIVGSAYYVAPEVLKRKSGPESDVWSIGVITYILLCGKRPFWDKTEDGIFKEVLRNKPDFRRKPWPTISSAAKDFVKKLLVKDPRARLTAAQALSHPWVREGGEASEIPIDISVLSNMRQFVKYSRLKQFALRALASTLNEEELADLRDQFDAIDVDKNGSISLEEMRQALAKDLPWKLKESRVLEILQAIDSNTDGLVDFTEFVAATLHVHQLEEHDSAKWQRRSQAAFEKFDIDKDGYITPEELRMHTGLRGSIDPLLEEADIDKDGKISLPEFRRLLRTASIGSRNLPSPSGNRRTTILE; translated from the exons ATGGGCGCGTGCTTTTCCGCATCTAAAGTCGTTAGCGGCTCCAATACGACGTCGCATCACAACAAACACAAACACCAACGGCATCAGCATCACCAGCAGCAGAAGCAACGGCCTACGCACAAGCACGTGCCGTGCGGCAAGCGAACCGATTTCGGTTACGACAAAGACTTCGATGACCGTTACTCCCTTGGCAAGTTGTTAGGTCACGGTCAATTCGGTTACACCTATGTCGCAATTGACAAGGCCGATGGCCACCGCGTCGCCGTTAAGAGGCtcgataaggcaaag ATGGTTCTTCCTATAGCTGTGGAGGACGTCAAGCGAGAGGTCAAGATACTGAAAGCACTTGCTGGCCACGAGAATGTGGTTCAGTTCTACAATGCTTTTGAAGATGATTCCTATGTGTATATAGTTATGGA gttGTGCGAGGGTGGAGAACTGCTAGATCGGATATTGGCCAA GAAGAACAGTCGGTATAGTGAAAAAGATGCCGCAGTGGTTGTCAGGCAGATGCTCAAGGTTGCTGCTGAGTGTCATCTACATGGTTTGGTACACCGTGACATGAAACCAGAG aacttccttttcaaATCAACCAAAGAAAACTCACCTTTAAAGGCTACAGATTTTGGTTTGTCAGATTTCATAAAACCTG GAAAAAAATTTCATGATATAGTTGGCAGTGCTTACTATGTTGCGCCTGAAGTTTTAAAACGCAAGTCAGGCCCTGAGTCAGATGTGTGGAGCATAGGTGTTATTACTTACATATTACTCTGTGGGAAACGTCCATTTTGGGATAAGACCGAGGATGGTATTTTCAAGGAG GTCTTACGTAACAAGCCTGATTTCCGCAGGAAACCATGGCCAACTATAAGCAGTGCAGCAAAGGATTTTGTGAAGAAATTGTTGGTAAAGGATCCTCGGGCAAGATTAACTGCTGCTCAGGCTTTGT CACATCCATGGGTTAGAGAAGGAGGAGAAGCATCGGAGATTCCTATTGATATATCAGTTCTGAGCAACATGCGCCAGTTTGTGAAGTATAGCCGGTTGAAACAATTTGCATTGAGG GCATTGGCGAGTACACTTAATGAAGAAGAGTTGGCTGATCTAAGAGATCAATTTGACGCGATTGATGTGGACAAAAATGGTTCAATTAGTCTGGAAGAGATGAGACAG GCTCTTGCTAAAGATCTACCTTGGAAGTTGAAAGAATCGCGCGTTCTAGAGATATTGCAAGCG ATAGATAGCAACACAGATGGGCTAGTGGATTTCACTGAGTTTGTGGCTGCTACATTACACGTTCACCAATTGGAGGAACATGACTCTGCAAAGTGGCAGCGACGATCACAGGCTGCTTTTGAGAAATTCGACATAGACAAGGATGGATATATTACTCCGGAGGAACTAAGAATG CATACAGGATTAAGAGGTTCAATTGATCCTCTGCTTGAGGAAGCTGACATTGACAAAGATGGAAAAATCAGCCTTCCAGAATTTCGCAGACTCCTAAGAACTGCAAGCATTGGTTCTCGGAATTTGCCAAGCCCCAGCGGCAACCGGCGCACTACGATCTTAGAATAG
- the LOC112719686 gene encoding DNA-(apurinic or apyrimidinic site) endonuclease 2 isoform X2, whose amino-acid sequence MKIVTYNVNGLRQRIAQFGSLRNLLNSFDADIICFQETKLRRQELTADLVMAHGYESFFSCSRSSQKGRTGYSGVITFCRVKLAFASGEVALPVSAEEGFTGLMGNSEACKVELPFLAEDIEEFSQDELLSVDSEGRCVITDHDHFVLFNVYGPRAGGDDEERIQFKQKFYQILQKRWESLLHMGRRIIVVGDLNIAPSAIDRCDAGPEFDNNEFRRWFRSILTQYKRAKPESILSAHRWKGGRSIKLEGSDHAPVFMTLVDIPDVSLHSTPSLSSRYVPMVHGLQQTIVSVLMKRQVSEGIEEPVEKTGLPAMFPCDNSNYPPSQGSEGSILEFNDTCGSSSQEAVSKSGSEYTKSITMQCNVSKKKARNQWSQLSLMSFFKKSSNIENGADDSCTDNSDNKTETSQPDPCELETQSVCDNSDSPKQCRLDTDACDQNLAKLTESSIKKEKSNMASLEWQRIHQLMQNSIPLCKGHKEPCVARVVKKQGPNCGRRFYVCSRAEGPSSNPEANCGYFKWAASKSRNEKSSH is encoded by the exons atgaagaTAGTGACGTACAACGTGAACGGCCTTCGGCAGCGCATAGCGCAGTTCGGTTCTCTTCGGAATCTTCTCAACTCTTTCGACGCCGACATCATTTGCTTCCAGGAGACGAAGCTCCGCCGTCAAGAACTCACCGCCGATCTCGTCATGGCCCACGGTTATGAATCCTTCTTCTCCTGCTCCCGCTCCTCCCAGAAAGGCCGTACCGGCTATTCCG GTGTCATCACATTTTGTCGTGTGAAGTTGGCATTTGCAAGTGGTGAAGTAGCCTTGCCAGTATCAGCAGAAGAAGGCTTCACTGGTCTTATGGGAAACTCCGAAGCTTGCAAAGTCGAATTACCTTTCCTAGCGGAAGATATTGAGGAATTTTCACAAGATGAGCTTCTTAGTGTTGATAGCGAAGGGCGATGCGTTATCACTGATCACGATCACTTTG TTCTTTTCAATGTGTATGGACCAAGAGCCGGAGGTGATGACGAAGAAAGGATTCagtttaaacaaaaattttaccAGATATTACAG AAAAGATGGGAGTCTCTTCTGCATATGGGAAGGAGAATAATTGTTGTTGGTGATCTCAACATCGCGCCATCTGCAATTGATCGATGTGATGCAGGACCTGAGTTTGACAATAATGA GTTTAGAAGATGGTTCAGATCAATA TTGACACAGTATAAACGGGCTAAACCTGAAAGCATACTAAG TGCACACAGGTGGAAAGGAGGACGGAGCATTAAGCTGGAAGGATCTGATCATGCCCCAGTTTTTATGACTTTAGTTGATATTCCTGATGTCTCTTTACATAGTACTCCCTCTTTATCTTCTAGATATGTTCCCATGGTTCATGGCTTACAGCAAACTATAG TGTCAGTTTTGATGAAAAGACAAGTTTCTGAGGGCATCGAAGAACCAGTCGAAAAAACTGGTTTGCCTGCCATGTTTCCATGTGATAATAGTAATTATCCTCCAAGCCAGGGTTCTGAAGGTAGCATTTTGGAGTTCAATGatacttgtggaagttcttctcAGGAGGCTGTTTCAAAATCAGGAAGTGAATATACAAAATCAATAACCATGCAGTGCAATGTATCCAAGAAAAAGGCTAGAAATCAATGGTCCCAGCTCTCCCTTATGTCATTTTTCAAGAAAAGTTCAAATATCGAAAATGGTGCCGATGACTCTTGTACTGATAATTCAGATAATAAGACAGAAACCTCACAACCTGACCCTTGCGAACTTGAAACTCAGTCGGTGTGTGATAATAGTGACAGTCCCAAGCAATGTAGGTTGGATACTGATGCATGTGATCAGAATTTAGCTAAACTAACTGAGAGTtctataaagaaagaaaagagtaatatggCTTCACTGGAATGGCAAAGAATACATCAATTGATGCAGAACAGTATACCACTCTGCAAGGGCCATAAGGAACCATGTGTTGCTCGGGTAGTGAAGAAACAAGGACCTAATTGTGGACGCCGGTTTTACGTTTGCTCCCGTGCTGAG GGGCCTTCGTCTAACCCGGAAGCAAACTGTGGTTACTTTAAATGGGCTGCTTCAAAGTCTAGGAACGAGAAAAGCAGCCACTGA
- the LOC112719686 gene encoding DNA-(apurinic or apyrimidinic site) endonuclease 2 isoform X1 produces the protein MKIVTYNVNGLRQRIAQFGSLRNLLNSFDADIICFQETKLRRQELTADLVMAHGYESFFSCSRSSQKGRTGYSGVITFCRVKLAFASGEVALPVSAEEGFTGLMGNSEACKVELPFLAEDIEEFSQDELLSVDSEGRCVITDHDHFVLFNVYGPRAGGDDEERIQFKQKFYQILQKRWESLLHMGRRIIVVGDLNIAPSAIDRCDAGPEFDNNEFRRWFRSILLENGGQFSDVFRTKHPDKREAYTCWSQSTGAEVFNFGSRIDHILCAGSCLHESDDMQCHSFVRCHVQECDILTQYKRAKPESILSAHRWKGGRSIKLEGSDHAPVFMTLVDIPDVSLHSTPSLSSRYVPMVHGLQQTIVSVLMKRQVSEGIEEPVEKTGLPAMFPCDNSNYPPSQGSEGSILEFNDTCGSSSQEAVSKSGSEYTKSITMQCNVSKKKARNQWSQLSLMSFFKKSSNIENGADDSCTDNSDNKTETSQPDPCELETQSVCDNSDSPKQCRLDTDACDQNLAKLTESSIKKEKSNMASLEWQRIHQLMQNSIPLCKGHKEPCVARVVKKQGPNCGRRFYVCSRAEGPSSNPEANCGYFKWAASKSRNEKSSH, from the exons atgaagaTAGTGACGTACAACGTGAACGGCCTTCGGCAGCGCATAGCGCAGTTCGGTTCTCTTCGGAATCTTCTCAACTCTTTCGACGCCGACATCATTTGCTTCCAGGAGACGAAGCTCCGCCGTCAAGAACTCACCGCCGATCTCGTCATGGCCCACGGTTATGAATCCTTCTTCTCCTGCTCCCGCTCCTCCCAGAAAGGCCGTACCGGCTATTCCG GTGTCATCACATTTTGTCGTGTGAAGTTGGCATTTGCAAGTGGTGAAGTAGCCTTGCCAGTATCAGCAGAAGAAGGCTTCACTGGTCTTATGGGAAACTCCGAAGCTTGCAAAGTCGAATTACCTTTCCTAGCGGAAGATATTGAGGAATTTTCACAAGATGAGCTTCTTAGTGTTGATAGCGAAGGGCGATGCGTTATCACTGATCACGATCACTTTG TTCTTTTCAATGTGTATGGACCAAGAGCCGGAGGTGATGACGAAGAAAGGATTCagtttaaacaaaaattttaccAGATATTACAG AAAAGATGGGAGTCTCTTCTGCATATGGGAAGGAGAATAATTGTTGTTGGTGATCTCAACATCGCGCCATCTGCAATTGATCGATGTGATGCAGGACCTGAGTTTGACAATAATGA GTTTAGAAGATGGTTCAGATCAATATTACTTGAAAATGGAGGCCAATTTTCTGATGTCTTCAGAACAAAGCATCCTGATAA AAGGGAAGCATATACATGCTGGTCGCAAAGTACAGGTGCTGAAGTATTCAACTTCGGCAGTAGAATTGACCATATTCTTTGTGCTGGTTCATGCTTACATGAATCAGATGACATGCAATGCCATAGCTTTGTAAGATGCCATGTTCAGGAGTGTGACATTTTGACACAGTATAAACGGGCTAAACCTGAAAGCATACTAAG TGCACACAGGTGGAAAGGAGGACGGAGCATTAAGCTGGAAGGATCTGATCATGCCCCAGTTTTTATGACTTTAGTTGATATTCCTGATGTCTCTTTACATAGTACTCCCTCTTTATCTTCTAGATATGTTCCCATGGTTCATGGCTTACAGCAAACTATAG TGTCAGTTTTGATGAAAAGACAAGTTTCTGAGGGCATCGAAGAACCAGTCGAAAAAACTGGTTTGCCTGCCATGTTTCCATGTGATAATAGTAATTATCCTCCAAGCCAGGGTTCTGAAGGTAGCATTTTGGAGTTCAATGatacttgtggaagttcttctcAGGAGGCTGTTTCAAAATCAGGAAGTGAATATACAAAATCAATAACCATGCAGTGCAATGTATCCAAGAAAAAGGCTAGAAATCAATGGTCCCAGCTCTCCCTTATGTCATTTTTCAAGAAAAGTTCAAATATCGAAAATGGTGCCGATGACTCTTGTACTGATAATTCAGATAATAAGACAGAAACCTCACAACCTGACCCTTGCGAACTTGAAACTCAGTCGGTGTGTGATAATAGTGACAGTCCCAAGCAATGTAGGTTGGATACTGATGCATGTGATCAGAATTTAGCTAAACTAACTGAGAGTtctataaagaaagaaaagagtaatatggCTTCACTGGAATGGCAAAGAATACATCAATTGATGCAGAACAGTATACCACTCTGCAAGGGCCATAAGGAACCATGTGTTGCTCGGGTAGTGAAGAAACAAGGACCTAATTGTGGACGCCGGTTTTACGTTTGCTCCCGTGCTGAG GGGCCTTCGTCTAACCCGGAAGCAAACTGTGGTTACTTTAAATGGGCTGCTTCAAAGTCTAGGAACGAGAAAAGCAGCCACTGA